Proteins from one Fischerella sp. PCC 9605 genomic window:
- a CDS encoding MFS transporter has product MSSKLRSRLNNRTWIGVALSFYAFIAIGIAEGGLGVLIPSIQATFNLTSATITLLFLSQVSGYVFAALTSSLIGSRIGLARMLLLASFCLTCALITYALSPYWLLMVAAGTFLGLGIGLIDAGINTYIANHQGNADLMGLLHAFYGIGALLGPAVATTLLTMNVNWRGVYLAIATIVGLTVLGMLWAVVYNYRPLTKRTSIMDTSATANLRIALRTPAVLIAGLLLLVYVGVEASVGNWAYSVQTLSRGTPEILAGYSVSAYWLGLTLGRLATGRVVKYLGAIRTLDSALLLLGVGLIAWWLLPRQLLSLPIIGFALAPIFPLTIWLMPQRIPTAIVPAGIGFMTSVASLGAAGIPAGVGAVAARAGLGIIPVLMIPLVAIMVVLHRWLVERSPPLNRS; this is encoded by the coding sequence ATGTCGTCCAAATTGCGATCGCGTTTAAACAATCGAACCTGGATTGGAGTCGCTTTATCTTTCTATGCTTTTATTGCAATTGGCATCGCTGAGGGAGGTTTGGGTGTTTTAATCCCCTCGATTCAGGCAACATTCAATCTGACTTCTGCAACCATTACCTTACTTTTTCTCAGCCAAGTTTCTGGCTATGTATTTGCTGCACTGACTAGCAGTCTGATCGGTAGCCGGATTGGGTTGGCGCGAATGTTATTGCTGGCGTCTTTTTGCCTCACTTGCGCCCTCATTACTTACGCTCTTTCTCCCTACTGGTTATTAATGGTTGCAGCAGGTACATTCCTCGGTTTGGGAATAGGCTTGATTGATGCTGGTATTAATACTTACATTGCCAACCATCAAGGTAATGCCGACTTAATGGGTTTACTGCACGCTTTTTACGGCATTGGTGCATTGCTAGGGCCTGCTGTTGCTACAACCCTGCTAACAATGAACGTAAATTGGCGAGGTGTTTATTTGGCGATCGCTACCATTGTTGGTTTGACAGTGCTGGGGATGCTCTGGGCAGTTGTGTATAACTACAGACCACTTACCAAGCGGACTAGTATTATGGACACAAGTGCTACAGCAAACCTACGTATAGCCTTGAGAACACCTGCAGTATTGATCGCAGGATTGTTATTGCTAGTGTACGTAGGGGTAGAGGCTTCAGTCGGTAATTGGGCTTACAGCGTCCAGACACTGAGTCGAGGGACGCCGGAAATACTTGCAGGTTACAGCGTCAGCGCCTATTGGCTGGGACTAACTTTGGGACGTTTAGCTACGGGGCGTGTGGTCAAGTATCTCGGTGCCATCCGTACTTTAGATAGTGCTTTGCTGTTACTAGGGGTAGGTTTAATCGCTTGGTGGTTGCTACCCAGGCAATTACTGAGTTTACCAATAATTGGCTTTGCTTTAGCTCCCATTTTCCCACTAACAATTTGGTTAATGCCGCAACGCATACCTACTGCAATTGTGCCAGCGGGAATTGGTTTTATGACCAGCGTTGCTAGTTTGGGGGCTGCGGGAATTCCCGCCGGGGTTGGTGCTGTTGCTGCCCGTGCTGGTTTGGGAATTATTCCAGTTTTGATGATTCCTTTAGTAGCGATCATGGTGGTTTTGCACCGTTGGTTGGTAGAGCGATCGCCGCCACTAAACAGGAGTTGA
- a CDS encoding protoglobin domain-containing protein, with amino-acid sequence MHSTQQESIPGYTFKTPAVATAPISMEDLQLLKQTVLFTEEDEKYLRQAGEVLADQTSDILDVWYNFVGSHEHLLYYFTSVNGQRHPNTEYLAAVRKRFEQWILDTCNRPYDQDWLNYQFEIGLRHHRTKKNQTDQVQSVPIINFRYLVAFIYPMTATIKPFLAKKGHSPDEVDKMYQAWFKSVVLQVTLWCYPYVKDGDF; translated from the coding sequence ATGCACAGCACGCAACAAGAGAGTATCCCTGGATATACTTTCAAGACCCCAGCTGTTGCTACTGCTCCTATCAGCATGGAGGATCTGCAACTCCTCAAACAAACAGTTCTATTTACTGAGGAGGATGAAAAGTATCTGCGTCAGGCAGGTGAAGTTTTGGCCGACCAAACCAGTGACATATTGGATGTGTGGTATAACTTTGTAGGCTCTCATGAGCATCTGCTCTATTACTTCACTAGTGTCAATGGTCAGCGCCATCCCAACACTGAATATTTAGCTGCTGTTCGCAAGCGTTTTGAGCAGTGGATTCTGGATACCTGCAACCGTCCATACGATCAAGATTGGCTAAATTATCAGTTTGAGATCGGTTTGCGTCATCATCGAACAAAGAAGAACCAAACCGATCAAGTTCAATCTGTGCCAATCATTAATTTCCGCTACCTGGTCGCCTTCATCTACCCAATGACAGCGACAATTAAGCCCTTCCTTGCCAAGAAAGGTCACAGTCCTGACGAGGTAGATAAGATGTATCAAGCCTGGTTTAAGTCGGTAGTCCTGCAAGTGACTCTGTGGTGTTATCCTTATGTGAAGGATGGCGACTTCTAG
- a CDS encoding pentapeptide repeat-containing protein, which produces MNAEDLLRRYAVGERDFHTADLSGAYLREVDLSGIVLKKAILCEVDLSGTNLVGADLNGVVLKQANLNGTRLNGAHLIGADLYEANLTNADLNGVILWRAALKKAILCQADLSRANLDEANISGGNLSRANLRGAKLSKANLSETNLTEANLNRATLIETKLILADLRGANLEFVELTKANLTGADLSRANLEGANLSEANLSRVNLSGANLTGVNLHKANLIEAKLILTGLRGANLEQAELTKANLTEADLSWARLDGANLSGAYLRRAILTDVDLDSAILRGADLAEAKLGQVKMNHVDLSWVTMPDGTVRL; this is translated from the coding sequence ATGAACGCCGAAGATCTCCTGAGGCGTTATGCAGTAGGAGAAAGAGATTTTCATACCGCAGATCTAAGTGGAGCATACCTGCGGGAAGTAGATCTAAGTGGGATAGTTCTGAAAAAGGCAATCTTGTGTGAAGTAGACCTAAGTGGAACAAACCTAGTCGGGGCAGATCTAAATGGAGTAGTTCTGAAGCAAGCTAACCTAAATGGAACACGTCTAAATGGAGCGCATTTGATTGGGGCAGACTTATATGAGGCAAACCTAACCAATGCAGATCTAAATGGGGTTATTTTGTGGAGAGCTGCTTTAAAGAAAGCGATTTTGTGTCAGGCTGACCTGAGTAGGGCAAATCTGGATGAAGCGAATATTAGTGGGGGAAACTTAAGTCGAGCAAACTTAAGGGGAGCAAAGCTGAGCAAAGCAAACTTGAGTGAGACAAATCTAACCGAGGCAAACCTTAATAGGGCAACTCTGATTGAGACAAAACTGATTCTGGCAGACTTGCGCGGAGCAAATCTGGAGTTTGTAGAACTGACTAAAGCAAACCTCACAGGGGCAGACTTAAGTCGGGCAAATCTGGAGGGTGCCAACTTGAGTGAAGCAAACCTCAGTCGGGTAAATTTGAGTGGAGCGAATCTAACTGGAGTAAATTTGCACAAAGCAAATTTAATTGAAGCGAAATTGATTTTGACTGGTCTGCGCGGGGCAAACTTGGAACAGGCAGAACTGACTAAGGCAAACTTAACTGAGGCAGATCTAAGTTGGGCACGCTTGGATGGTGCAAACCTGAGTGGAGCATACCTGCGCCGGGCAATTCTCACAGATGTAGATCTGGATTCAGCAATCTTGCGCGGTGCAGACTTAGCTGAGGCAAAGCTGGGTCAAGTCAAGATGAATCACGTAGACCTGAGTTGGGTAACAATGCCTGATGGAACAGTCCGCTTGTGA
- a CDS encoding Rieske (2Fe-2S) protein has product MCYVTVARVEELPPGHTLMVEVGSCLILLVNDQGEFYALQGLCGHQNLPLAGGKVWQGVVDCPWHHFQYDIRTGENLYPKRIYPLNALPKLREQVSPLRTYPVRVVNEQVQVGVPESCELG; this is encoded by the coding sequence GTGTGCTATGTAACAGTGGCAAGGGTTGAGGAGCTTCCACCAGGACATACACTGATGGTAGAGGTGGGGTCATGCTTGATTCTGCTTGTGAATGACCAAGGAGAGTTCTACGCCTTACAGGGTCTGTGCGGACACCAGAACTTGCCACTAGCGGGAGGTAAGGTCTGGCAAGGAGTAGTGGATTGCCCTTGGCATCATTTTCAGTATGATATCCGTACAGGGGAAAATCTCTACCCCAAACGTATCTACCCGCTAAATGCTCTCCCCAAACTACGTGAGCAGGTTTCCCCCCTACGTACCTATCCTGTGCGAGTAGTCAATGAACAAGTGCAGGTGGGCGTGCCGGAAAGCTGTGAGCTAGGGTAG
- a CDS encoding Dps family protein, translated as MAKVAMQMVEQAGIDVKELVEKLVRAAAAEFTTYYYYTILRANAIGFEGEGLKEIIEDARLEDRNHFEALVPRIYELGGELPRDIRDFSNVAACPDAYLPERGRGSETSSARVGFTGGGTEEAKEAVSEVKQGVEQGDIRPMLQVLVEAERCAIRVYTDICNMTFGKDHRTYELSLAILNEEIEHEAWFSEFLGEGPSGHFRRSAPGESPYTSRFLVVPNGHNGK; from the coding sequence ATGGCTAAAGTTGCAATGCAGATGGTGGAGCAGGCCGGGATAGATGTGAAGGAACTCGTGGAAAAGCTAGTCCGGGCAGCAGCAGCAGAGTTTACAACGTACTACTATTACACAATCCTGCGAGCCAATGCTATTGGCTTTGAAGGTGAGGGATTGAAGGAAATTATTGAGGATGCTCGACTAGAAGACCGCAATCACTTCGAGGCTTTAGTTCCGCGTATCTACGAGTTAGGGGGCGAGTTGCCGCGAGATATCCGTGACTTCTCTAATGTAGCTGCTTGTCCTGATGCTTACCTGCCAGAACGTGGTCGTGGCAGTGAAACTTCCTCTGCGCGAGTTGGCTTTACCGGTGGCGGAACTGAGGAGGCAAAGGAAGCAGTCTCAGAGGTTAAGCAGGGAGTCGAACAAGGTGATATTAGACCAATGCTACAGGTATTGGTAGAAGCTGAGCGCTGTGCGATCCGGGTTTATACCGACATCTGCAACATGACCTTCGGCAAAGACCATCGTACCTATGAACTGTCCCTAGCTATCCTGAATGAAGAGATAGAGCACGAAGCTTGGTTTAGCGAGTTTCTAGGTGAAGGCCCCTCTGGGCACTTCCGTCGGTCTGCGCCAGGTGAATCACCCTACACCTCCCGCTTCTTGGTAGTGCCTAACGGACATAACGGCAAGTGA
- a CDS encoding Fur family transcriptional regulator: MAPQPKSYEDALEFCRERGMRLSKQRQFILKLLWDTNEHLTAGTIYHRLRQQGKKIGYTSVYQNLDILVKAGAIERIEKAEGCLYSHPTLCHSHVHCVDTGQVIDVMVTLPQEVIAAVEAQVGLKVSDYRIEFFAHKPQKSI, translated from the coding sequence ATGGCTCCTCAACCTAAATCATACGAGGATGCTCTAGAGTTTTGCCGTGAACGGGGAATGCGCTTAAGCAAGCAACGCCAGTTCATCCTTAAACTACTGTGGGATACTAATGAGCATCTAACTGCGGGCACTATTTACCATCGCCTGCGTCAACAAGGCAAGAAAATTGGTTATACATCGGTTTATCAAAATTTAGATATATTGGTCAAGGCTGGGGCAATTGAGCGCATTGAAAAGGCAGAAGGTTGTCTTTACAGCCATCCCACCCTTTGCCACTCCCATGTGCACTGTGTGGATACTGGACAAGTCATTGATGTGATGGTAACGCTTCCTCAAGAGGTTATTGCTGCTGTAGAAGCGCAGGTTGGTCTTAAGGTCAGCGACTATCGGATTGAATTTTTTGCACATAAGCCCCAAAAAAGTATTTAA
- a CDS encoding recombinase family protein, whose product MFESATDAHSASTNTIPLRLIGYGRASTAKQSITKDVQLEGITRYCELYGHHLVDFFYDAAKSGKSKQNRGELLKALELLEAGKANGIIIYKLDRLTRSPKDLFELVENYFKTYTLISVCDQIDTHSANGRLVINILMAVANWEREIIVERTLDALETKKAKGQHIGRVGIGYTKTKAGKLEKTPLYDILVDVYRRWNNGSTLQELATELNQKGIQTATKKPWHPQNLWFVLKKIENELMSLGLVG is encoded by the coding sequence ATGTTTGAATCTGCTACTGATGCACATAGTGCATCCACTAACACAATACCATTACGTTTAATCGGCTATGGGCGCGCATCCACAGCAAAACAATCAATTACCAAAGATGTGCAGCTTGAGGGTATAACCAGATATTGTGAACTTTATGGGCATCACCTTGTAGATTTCTTCTATGACGCAGCCAAAAGCGGTAAATCCAAACAGAACCGAGGTGAATTACTCAAAGCTCTGGAACTACTCGAAGCTGGAAAAGCAAATGGAATCATCATTTACAAACTCGATAGACTTACACGATCGCCAAAAGATTTATTTGAGCTTGTAGAGAACTATTTCAAAACGTATACCTTGATTTCTGTTTGTGACCAAATAGATACCCACAGTGCGAATGGACGTTTAGTGATAAACATCCTAATGGCTGTGGCTAACTGGGAAAGGGAAATCATCGTTGAGAGAACTTTGGATGCTTTGGAGACTAAAAAAGCCAAAGGGCAGCATATAGGTAGGGTAGGTATAGGCTACACAAAAACTAAAGCTGGAAAGCTAGAGAAGACACCTCTATATGACATTTTGGTGGATGTTTATCGACGCTGGAATAATGGCTCTACATTGCAGGAATTAGCTACTGAATTAAATCAAAAAGGTATCCAGACTGCCACTAAAAAACCCTGGCATCCACAGAATCTATGGTTTGTTTTGAAGAAAATTGAGAATGAACTAATGAGTTTAGGATTAGTGGGCTGA
- a CDS encoding phage antirepressor KilAC domain-containing protein, which translates to MGEHLVHIPEDIRHEFEVDVEGKGFASARATARLSGVTPSTLLDTREGSEGLLKRILIGKNLDDCLKPIAGFDYWVIGKIPDYVVACIITYYAKKGYKEAELVLASFAAIGIRTYIQKELHWQPSMQTWKLPQSYSEALRMLADEAEAHDETKAELAETKAELEEAQPKIALAENFIEKEELITFEIFAKDLNIGRNKFCRWLINKGYCYRKYKSIRAYSSHQRFFVTKPVTVVVEDKRVVLPGAYQTFMTTEGVEFFTYMLRNPEVREEIQATKVGSLTSDIPG; encoded by the coding sequence ATGGGCGAACACCTAGTACATATTCCTGAAGATATTCGACATGAGTTTGAAGTAGACGTTGAAGGAAAGGGATTTGCATCAGCAAGAGCTACAGCAAGGCTTTCTGGTGTAACTCCATCAACTTTGCTAGATACTAGGGAAGGTAGTGAAGGTCTTTTAAAAAGAATACTGATCGGGAAAAACCTCGATGATTGCCTGAAACCCATAGCTGGATTTGATTATTGGGTGATCGGGAAAATTCCTGATTACGTAGTAGCTTGCATCATTACTTACTATGCCAAGAAAGGATACAAGGAAGCTGAGTTGGTTCTAGCATCATTTGCAGCTATAGGCATCCGAACTTACATACAAAAAGAACTTCACTGGCAACCATCAATGCAGACTTGGAAATTGCCTCAGTCATATAGTGAAGCATTAAGAATGTTAGCTGATGAGGCTGAAGCTCATGACGAAACTAAAGCGGAATTGGCTGAAACCAAAGCTGAACTTGAAGAAGCTCAACCTAAGATTGCCTTGGCAGAGAACTTCATTGAGAAAGAAGAACTAATTACTTTCGAGATATTTGCAAAGGATTTGAATATAGGACGTAATAAGTTCTGCCGGTGGTTAATAAATAAGGGCTACTGTTACCGCAAATACAAAAGCATTCGCGCTTATTCAAGCCACCAAAGATTCTTCGTTACAAAACCTGTAACAGTCGTAGTGGAAGACAAAAGAGTTGTACTTCCAGGTGCATATCAGACTTTCATGACTACTGAAGGTGTAGAATTCTTCACCTATATGCTCAGGAATCCTGAGGTAAGAGAAGAGATTCAAGCTACTAAGGTTGGTAGTTTGACCAGCGATATCCCCGGCTAA
- a CDS encoding helix-turn-helix domain-containing protein, with protein MIRWRLRELMARYKVGTSDLAKEVGVSGNSISNLKAADEMPRIDGHRLNDLCHGLSKLTGRKITPWDFIEYIPDEEVNEDD; from the coding sequence ATGATTAGATGGAGACTAAGAGAGCTAATGGCGAGGTATAAGGTAGGAACCTCTGATTTAGCAAAAGAGGTAGGGGTTAGTGGTAATTCAATCAGTAATCTCAAAGCTGCTGATGAGATGCCGAGGATTGATGGTCACAGGTTAAATGACCTATGTCATGGATTATCAAAACTAACAGGTAGAAAGATTACCCCTTGGGATTTTATTGAGTACATCCCAGATGAGGAGGTGAATGAAGATGACTGA
- a CDS encoding endonuclease domain-containing protein has product MVNKIVFGGNSTSKVKRYKSQAYRKEYQKIPGQYWTYYEERLGEALKARGYKVVANEPLLKYAFVPDLRICDCLVIECDGHHHRTQRWTKRYDAERDRVIRRMGYRIIRFSNDRIYLELGKCCDLVEARLKQMGYGG; this is encoded by the coding sequence ATGGTAAATAAAATCGTGTTTGGGGGAAACTCAACGAGCAAAGTCAAGAGATACAAAAGTCAAGCTTATAGAAAAGAATATCAGAAGATACCTGGGCAATATTGGACGTATTATGAGGAGCGCCTAGGAGAGGCATTAAAGGCAAGAGGGTATAAAGTGGTAGCCAATGAACCACTGCTGAAGTATGCGTTTGTTCCAGACCTTCGTATCTGTGATTGTTTGGTCATAGAATGTGATGGACATCATCATCGTACCCAAAGATGGACTAAGCGTTACGACGCTGAACGTGATAGAGTCATTAGACGCATGGGCTACCGAATTATTAGATTTTCTAACGACAGAATTTATCTAGAACTGGGTAAATGCTGCGATTTAGTAGAAGCTCGACTCAAACAAATGGGGTATGGTGGTTAA
- a CDS encoding BRO-N domain-containing protein, producing the protein MIDAIIEEFKQAGARFFLTPTNDFEVVAIDLAEILGYSNPEEILNIVSPENIRVRECRVSISGSGRGLRKTRSYIRKQSLTFVTEPGFYEILLRVQHPKAKAFQKWVFEDVLPSIRKTGSYEEKHLTALERAERYLEYLMAMDENRRRLEALLVQPDAITVDY; encoded by the coding sequence ATGATAGATGCAATAATAGAGGAATTTAAACAGGCAGGAGCTAGATTTTTTCTGACACCCACTAATGACTTTGAAGTGGTTGCGATTGATCTAGCAGAAATTTTGGGGTATTCCAATCCGGAAGAGATTTTAAATATAGTTTCCCCTGAAAATATAAGGGTTCGGGAATGCCGTGTGAGCATAAGTGGCTCTGGGAGAGGATTACGCAAAACAAGGAGTTATATCAGAAAACAGTCTTTGACCTTTGTGACCGAGCCTGGATTCTATGAGATTCTCTTGAGAGTGCAGCACCCAAAGGCAAAAGCATTTCAAAAATGGGTGTTTGAAGATGTACTACCTAGCATTAGGAAAACTGGTAGTTATGAGGAAAAGCATCTGACAGCTCTCGAACGTGCAGAGAGGTATTTGGAATATCTAATGGCAATGGATGAAAACAGGAGAAGATTAGAGGCACTGCTGGTGCAGCCCGATGCTATCACGGTAGATTATTGA
- a CDS encoding GIY-YIG nuclease family protein: MWLHYVRLEQRLHQKLNHYRCRKNSEWFDSRVLQWLNPISIYSVLR; encoded by the coding sequence ATGTGGTTGCACTATGTGCGACTGGAACAACGACTACACCAAAAACTTAATCATTACCGTTGTCGGAAGAATTCAGAATGGTTTGATTCACGTGTACTCCAGTGGTTAAACCCAATTAGTATCTACTCTGTTCTACGTTAG
- a CDS encoding DUF3854 domain-containing protein: MKLNNSESVTNNNNHKSDTLSEVGNGKEMSSFLTENEEVSTAYQYNTSESTLASDSEKDLDAQAELTAGSIDIEGDYDSENNCEEIESKINDKPVEENQPEGISPDNTGVYPSEENESDRQKSKIKDYPACELERYKCPNNIAQANWMEWLSSSVDPEIIKRNVTSYEDDEHKQVSALLCREYTDKRLGGGWGVSGIHPLTGERTNESLQIKPPKPIEYADRPKPLKYISRTGKTLAPLFLEVLETNYWHRVFDDTTIPLFITEGAKKAGALLTAGLAGISIGGVWLGRKDAILHEWIKYFTKTGRKAYLCFDNDVIQKEHVFKALKDIARILVAEGCLVYVVEIPEGDAKGVDDYISAHGEDAYKKLIDDAATYEQWRKKMDAVFKAAKVKDEGEETTRRKRKEIPAADVIAAEIAEDYVDRWAFDCDRSRWLQYELTKPGVWGSVTEHYIECQIQFILDARGITEFGTDAYIRNIYKFLQRRLTIFGWKSSEGILPYLDGILHISTGKFERHRPGNRLTWSLDRKYQDDEHQDFPVILNWLQETFSSAKDLHVACCFLAAVLRQMHELEVFLFLYGEGGTGNSTFASLATMLVGEENAWSGKIQQIDEPAHAFGLIDKILAVCDDQDPVTKKELNSFKSITGGRPITVKRLYENPYFYVFTGLLLITSNFLDIFPGTGLQKWLKRRMIALETKNSPKKIDIHLLKKFEPEIAAFTKFLLSLSIEEITNTLKPANFNDSIVDLNTWKASIASESIAAWVEENIIFDKESFVRVGRNKDEWQSGDYDPTVSTLFGSYGHYCRGGGLQSKAINKFSTGLATLFKSLNLAEVTHDRDRDGAFFKGIRLRKLNEPTEQPYISDLLSGTCDEPVTNPVTDYCDEPNPCSDRSVSTFPKNQKNFEEKLEEVPAKSEQKNNFLEKSPKFRHQGSFKSVTDLNPGDVVMVIDEEDKNKGKAGIVKEMEGEGELAIVVVEIEGSAEYLYAHQLDFVGSSNQSLGVDNDVHGTLLDFVARSKAYLMGAENAEKLLQNESQPTDLLGKLITEHPSKSKSELFHLRD; this comes from the coding sequence ATGAAATTAAATAACTCAGAATCTGTAACAAATAATAACAATCATAAGAGTGACACTCTATCAGAAGTTGGGAACGGTAAAGAAATGTCTAGTTTCTTAACGGAGAATGAAGAAGTGTCTACTGCATATCAATATAATACATCTGAATCTACTTTAGCAAGTGATAGTGAAAAAGATTTAGATGCTCAAGCAGAGTTAACAGCCGGAAGCATTGATATAGAAGGTGATTATGACTCTGAAAATAATTGTGAAGAAATAGAGTCCAAAATTAATGATAAGCCTGTAGAGGAAAATCAGCCAGAGGGTATAAGCCCTGATAATACAGGTGTTTATCCTTCTGAAGAAAATGAGAGCGATCGCCAAAAGAGTAAAATAAAGGATTACCCAGCTTGTGAGTTAGAGAGATATAAATGTCCAAATAATATTGCACAGGCTAATTGGATGGAATGGTTGTCCTCAAGCGTAGACCCAGAAATAATCAAGAGGAATGTCACAAGCTATGAGGATGATGAACATAAGCAAGTCTCCGCTCTTTTGTGTCGGGAGTACACAGACAAAAGGCTAGGTGGTGGTTGGGGAGTAAGCGGTATTCATCCACTTACAGGAGAACGTACAAATGAATCTCTTCAGATAAAACCGCCAAAACCAATTGAGTATGCGGATAGACCTAAACCACTAAAATATATCAGCCGCACAGGAAAAACACTAGCCCCTCTGTTTTTAGAAGTACTAGAGACTAACTACTGGCATAGAGTTTTTGACGATACCACTATTCCTTTATTTATTACAGAGGGAGCTAAGAAAGCAGGTGCTTTACTCACAGCAGGATTGGCAGGAATTTCCATAGGTGGTGTCTGGCTGGGGCGAAAGGACGCTATATTGCACGAATGGATAAAATACTTTACTAAAACAGGGAGGAAAGCTTATCTCTGTTTTGACAATGATGTCATACAGAAAGAGCATGTATTCAAAGCTCTCAAGGATATAGCGAGAATATTAGTAGCAGAGGGCTGTCTAGTTTATGTTGTTGAGATACCAGAGGGGGACGCTAAAGGCGTGGATGACTACATAAGCGCACATGGAGAGGATGCGTACAAAAAACTGATTGATGATGCCGCCACATATGAACAATGGCGCAAGAAGATGGATGCAGTTTTCAAAGCTGCGAAGGTCAAAGATGAAGGGGAAGAAACCACCAGAAGGAAGAGAAAGGAGATACCAGCGGCAGATGTAATTGCAGCAGAGATAGCCGAGGACTACGTTGATAGGTGGGCATTTGATTGCGATCGCTCAAGATGGCTTCAATATGAGCTAACGAAACCTGGCGTATGGGGAAGCGTCACAGAACACTATATTGAATGTCAAATTCAATTCATTCTGGACGCCAGAGGTATAACAGAATTCGGGACTGACGCATATATCAGAAATATTTATAAGTTTCTACAACGAAGGTTAACCATCTTCGGCTGGAAATCATCAGAGGGTATACTTCCTTATTTAGATGGAATTCTGCATATATCTACTGGGAAGTTTGAACGCCACCGTCCTGGAAACAGACTCACGTGGAGTTTAGATAGGAAGTACCAAGATGATGAGCATCAAGATTTTCCGGTCATACTTAATTGGTTGCAAGAGACTTTTTCTAGTGCTAAGGATTTACATGTAGCTTGTTGTTTTCTTGCTGCTGTTCTACGGCAAATGCATGAATTAGAGGTATTTCTTTTTCTTTATGGTGAAGGGGGTACAGGTAACTCTACTTTTGCATCATTAGCAACGATGCTCGTAGGGGAAGAGAATGCATGGAGTGGAAAAATTCAGCAGATAGATGAGCCAGCGCATGCATTTGGGTTAATAGATAAAATCCTCGCTGTTTGTGATGACCAAGACCCAGTTACAAAGAAAGAACTAAACTCATTTAAATCTATTACCGGTGGTAGACCCATAACGGTAAAGAGGCTGTATGAGAATCCTTACTTTTATGTTTTTACAGGACTTCTTCTCATCACCTCTAACTTCTTAGATATTTTCCCTGGCACTGGTCTTCAAAAGTGGTTAAAGAGAAGGATGATTGCGCTAGAAACAAAAAACTCGCCTAAAAAGATAGACATCCACTTATTGAAGAAATTTGAGCCGGAAATAGCAGCTTTCACTAAATTTCTCTTATCTTTATCCATTGAAGAAATTACTAATACCCTTAAGCCAGCTAACTTCAATGACAGCATAGTGGATTTAAATACCTGGAAAGCCAGTATAGCTTCTGAGAGTATAGCTGCTTGGGTAGAGGAGAACATAATCTTTGATAAAGAGAGTTTTGTCAGAGTTGGGAGAAATAAAGATGAGTGGCAATCAGGTGATTACGACCCAACAGTTAGCACACTTTTTGGCTCTTATGGTCACTACTGTAGAGGAGGTGGTCTGCAATCCAAGGCTATTAATAAATTTAGTACTGGACTAGCTACGTTATTTAAGTCACTAAACTTGGCGGAAGTCACGCATGATAGAGATCGTGATGGTGCTTTCTTTAAAGGTATCCGTCTCAGGAAATTAAATGAGCCAACTGAGCAACCTTATATTTCTGATTTGCTGTCAGGTACTTGTGACGAACCTGTGACGAACCCTGTGACAGACTATTGTGACGAGCCAAACCCTTGCAGTGACCGAAGTGTAAGCACTTTTCCTAAAAATCAGAAAAATTTTGAAGAAAAGTTAGAAGAGGTTCCAGCAAAATCTGAACAAAAAAATAACTTTTTAGAAAAATCCCCAAAGTTCCGTCACCAAGGGAGTTTCAAGTCTGTCACAGATTTAAATCCTGGTGATGTGGTGATGGTCATAGATGAAGAGGATAAAAATAAAGGTAAAGCCGGGATAGTCAAAGAGATGGAAGGTGAAGGGGAGCTAGCAATTGTAGTTGTAGAGATTGAAGGTAGCGCAGAATACCTCTATGCTCACCAGCTTGATTTTGTTGGTAGTTCCAACCAAAGCCTTGGGGTTGATAATGACGTCCACGGTACACTATTAGACTTTGTGGCTAGAAGTAAAGCTTATTTGATGGGTGCTGAGAATGCTGAGAAGTTATTGCAGAATGAATCTCAGCCCACGGATTTGTTAGGGAAGTTGATTACTGAGCATCCAAGCAAATCAAAATCAGAATTATTCCACCTTAGAGATTAG